The genomic DNA GAGGCAGCAGAAGGAATGTGGGTAGGAGAGTCCTCCAAGCGAGAGCACTCGGGGCCAATAATAAACTGTAACTGGAGTGGAGATGATGATACATCGGTCTGTTTGCCAGACATAGTTCGTGGCTGTGATCCAGGTTGTGACCGCAAGGCAGTCTGTTGATGATCATTAATCGTGTTCGCAGACATGGTAGTGGTCAAGATATCGTGTTCTGGTGTGGAAATGAGAATACCACGGCGGGGGTCAAGCATAGGGTGCTGTAGACCAAGAGCCGAGTCCAGTAGGTTTGGATGGCCAAACAATGCTGCGTCAAAATCTTCGAGAGCGGCCGAGTCCGAGTCGTGGGAGCGTGAAGTAAAGTGCAGGTCCAGCGGCGGCGAGTTCATCGTATGCGGATCCGCTGGGAAGAAGCTCATCGAGTGACTAAGGCCAACAGAGTCCGGGTTGGGAGTGTGTTCATGAGAGGTAGTGGCCATGTTGAAGCGCTAATAGTAGGCGGTCAGTAGGTGATGGTAGTGGTAGTAATGCTCCATCACTTGTAGACTCACTCCTTAAGTACTGGAAACTGGGCCGAGCGATATCGTCGACTCTGAGAACCCCGTGAACGCCCCGCGTCCAGACCAGTGATGATGATCTGGAATTTGAATACCGCCAGGAACCACGGAATCCTACCAGGCGCGGATGCAATTGACCAATCCCATCATGATCATGATTTCTCGCACTCGCATTGCTGCTCTATCCATTACTCGCCGCTTCTTCAGCACAGGCCCAGGACCATCCCCTGCAACGCCTATCATATCTGACCTGGCATTCGACGAGCTTCATACAGAGACCACCGATAGCACAGGTACAAAATTCAGCTTTGAATGCGCTTCTCTCTGTCTCACAAAATAATTCAGATAAACCACGCTTTGCCAGGGGAGAGCGAACCTGGGTCAAGCTCAGTGGGCTGCCCCGAACGATCTCTCCGGTCGACATTGCCAGGCATGTGAAAGCGTTAACATCAAACACTCCCAAACAAGGTGCATTATACTTGTGCTCCCTACCCACAGTCCTCTTCTAATCTTGCTACTAGTTCATTTGGACTATAGAAATTTCATACCTTCGGGCAGGGCATGGGTCGGGTTTACCAATTCGGATAAAACTGAACAAGCAGTTCAAGTCCTTCGAGGTTCCGTTATTGCTGGCTATACAATTCGAGCTCAGAAGACCGATGAACAAAACTTGGTCAACGCGGGACTTCCACCCCGCACAAGAGGCCCTAGGGGTAGAGCCCAAGCCCAGGAACGTGGACTTGCGAGTGGCAACGGACCTGACGCCAAGTTAATCAAACGACAAAAGAACGTCTACATGTGGGGGCTCCCAGGGAGGATGCTCGAACCCGAACTTGCTAAAATTTTTGAACCTTACGGACTCCGGGTTACAGACGAGGAGCCCCGGTCAATTCAAAAGCTAGAAAGGTATGTCGATCGTCAGCACTTGCTCTCACAGGGGTTAACCCCACATATCCCTACAGGAAAGCCCCAACTTCACGTTTTGTGGTTCGCCTAATGACGACCGCTGGGGCACATAGACTTGTTCGAGACTTTCATATGACTGAGAAGTTTGGGGCAGGGTATTTGGTGCATGCTCGTGTTGTATACTGACACGTTCCCATGCGAGCTCTTCGCTGGGACCCGTGTAGCCAATCTAATACATACATGCTGATCGCTCATATGACTGGAACTATGATTCCCCGGATCTCGTATCCACATCATCGTTCTCTCGCATGCGCTGAGGCTATTCAAACCGAAGAGAAGTTTAGTGAATGATAAACATTGTACGCTCTCACGTACATTTGGTTCCAtttcatcatcatcctcgCGCTGACGTTTGTAAGGATTGTCGTTTGCTTTGGAACACACCTGAGTTAGAAATTCGGCTGCAGCACCAGAGTTTACGCTACATACCGTGCTTCCATTcaccgcctccaccagcagTACTGGTCTGGTGTTCGTACACCACTTCGCGGCGCTCTCGTTGTGCTTGGGCACCCCATCCGCCACGCCCGGCGTCATAATCCTGACGCAATTCATCTCGGACCTGAAAACGAGAAGGTCCAGGATCAATCCGCCCGATCATTAGAGAAGCGTTGCCGGCATACCTGACCACCGCTCTTCCCTCTACCGTACTGCCTTCCTTCCCGGTATCCCAAGTCCAAATCGCATCGGACAATTCTCTCGTCCAGCTTGGTCCCAGATATATAACGTACCGCAGCCGTGGCTTCCGCATGCGTATAGTATTCAACGAAACAGAATCCACAGGGTGTTCTGTGAGAGAACATGCGTTAGGACAAGCTGCCGGAACTAGGTAGGGACGGGATGTACCGTGTATTCCGGTCCAATCCCATGATGATTCGCTTCACTCCTCCTCCGTCCTCCGGAGAAGCGCATTTTTGAAAGAGGTCGTATATTTGTTCTTCGGTGGTGTAGAACGAAAGATTCCCGACCTGTTTTAGGGTATCAAGTAGTTCAGCGATATATTTGACTGGCCTAACAACAAAACACACATAAAGTGTTGAGCTTCGATCCAACAGTTCCTGTGTCTTTTGCGCGTCGAGCTATTAAAGATATGAATTTGGTTGAAGCATATTTCTGTCGCATCACGCTTACCCGTGACTGGGAATCCCTGTAAGTTGAGGCCTGATCCAATGGGTTAACTACCTGCGCCATGGTCGGTGGAGTTGAAGAAGAAGCGCCAACAACAACTCTCCAGTGGCAGTGCCGAATGTGGGGGGAAGCGCCGGATCCTTGGTTGAGCAGGGTTCAGTCTCGACGT from Rhizoctonia solani chromosome 16, complete sequence includes the following:
- a CDS encoding RNA recognition motif domain-containing protein, translating into MIMISRTRIAALSITRRFFSTGPGPSPATPIISDLAFDELHTETTDSTDKPRFARGERTWVKLSGLPRTISPVDIARHVKALTSNTPKQVHLDYRNFIPSGRAWVGFTNSDKTEQAVQVLRGSVIAGYTIRAQKTDEQNLVNAGLPPRTRGPRGRAQAQERGLASGNGPDAKLIKRQKNVYMWGLPGRMLEPELAKIFEPYGLRVTDEEPRSIQKLERKAPTSRFVVRLMTTAGAHRLVRDFHMTEKFGAGYLVHARVVY
- a CDS encoding RNA recognition motif protein, whose translation is MAQVVNPLDQASTYRDSQSRLDAQKTQELLDRSSTLYVGNLSFYTTEEQIYDLFQKCASPEDGGGVKRIIMGLDRNTRTPCGFCFVEYYTHAEATAAVRYISGTKLDERIVRCDLDLGYREGRQYGRGKSGGQVRDELRQDYDAGRGGWGAQAQRERREVVYEHQTSTAGGGGEWKHANDNPYKRQREDDDEMEPNPQRMRENDDVDTRSGES